The sequence AGGGCGAGTACGTCGTCACCTGGGTCAACCAGGGGCGCGGCGTGCTCGACGCCGCGGAGCAGGGCGTCCCGGTCGAGCTCGACCCCGGGCGGCCCGTGCTGTTCCGCACCCGCGGCGAGAACCACTTCGACTTCTCCGACTACCGGCAGAACCTCGTGCACTTCGACGCCGGCTACCTCGAGCGCGTCGCCGCCTCCGAGGACGCCGCGCACGTCGGGCCGATCCGGTTCTCGCAGTTCGTCGCGCAGGACGGCGAGGGTCTCGCCACCTGGACCAGGACCCTCCGCTCGGTCGGCGCCGTCCTCCTCGCCGACGAGCAGCCCGCGCTCTACCGGGCCGAGGCGAACCGCGCGCTCGCCGTGGCCTTCCTCGGGGCGTTCGCCCACGCGCAGGATCCGCTGCCGCCCGAACTCCTGATCGCGAAGCACCACCGGCTCCGCGCCGCCGTCGACTACATCCACGCCCACCTGCACCTGCCGATCGACCCGGGGTCGATCGCCGAGGCGTCGGGGCTCAGCGTCCGAGGGCTGCAGGACGCGTTCCGGCGGGTGCTCGACACGACGCCGCTGCACTACCTCCGCGACCAGCGGCTCGAGCGGGTGCGTGTCGACCTCCTCGCGGCAGCCCCCGACTGCACGACCGTGCTCGACGTGGCGCACCGGTGGGGCTTCACTCACATGGGCCGGCTGTCGCACGACTACGTCGCCCGCTTCGGCGAGTACCCGCGCGAGACGCTGCGGCGCTGAGCGCGAGACGCTGCGGCGCTGATCGTCAGGCGGTCAGCGGGTCGACGGCACCGACCGCAGCGACGCGCGGCTCGACGACGATCCGCGATCATGCGTGCCCTCGGCCTCTTCCGTGGGCTCCGGCTGCACCAGGAGCCCGGACGCGCTGTTGGCCGACTCGGCGAGGGAGTTCAGCCAGGCCCGGTTGATCTGCACCTTGCCGTCGCCGTCGAGGGCGAACAGGATCGGCGTCATCGGGTTCACCCAGACGCTCAGGCGCCGTGAGCCGTCTTCGACAGGCGTCTGCCACGTCATCATGAAGCACTCCTGACGGCGGAGCTTGCCGGCCATGACGAGCTGCAGATGGACGAGGAGGCGATCCTCGAAGCGGAGTTCGTGCTGCCCGTAGTGCAGAGTCCCCATGAGCGTCGTCCTTTCTCGGGGCGACCCTGAACCGCCCGTCTCGTATTGTCGCGAGCACCCTCGTGCCCGTCAGAATC is a genomic window of Frondihabitans peucedani containing:
- a CDS encoding helix-turn-helix domain-containing protein, whose amino-acid sequence is MEELSRSTTSGSDIDEARALYEEAYHGEKFQIEPVGEGFAYRYAIMGDRDVTLRNNRFHGSVQGDVRVEGEYVVTWVNQGRGVLDAAEQGVPVELDPGRPVLFRTRGENHFDFSDYRQNLVHFDAGYLERVAASEDAAHVGPIRFSQFVAQDGEGLATWTRTLRSVGAVLLADEQPALYRAEANRALAVAFLGAFAHAQDPLPPELLIAKHHRLRAAVDYIHAHLHLPIDPGSIAEASGLSVRGLQDAFRRVLDTTPLHYLRDQRLERVRVDLLAAAPDCTTVLDVAHRWGFTHMGRLSHDYVARFGEYPRETLRR